A region of the Anolis carolinensis isolate JA03-04 chromosome 1, rAnoCar3.1.pri, whole genome shotgun sequence genome:
TTGTGGCTCGAGTTTCAGGGCAATTCCTTACTTCCTTTGGGTTGGCAGGTAAGTGACCAAGAACAAAGGAAAAACAGTTGAATGAAACACTTTCTGCTCACTTGTTTACCTACACTGCAAACATAAATCAGGTCGTAAATCTATGCTTACTAATTGTCCTGTTAAATTCAGTGGAGATTCCCATGAAGTAACCAAGGCTTAAAACAGAGTGTCTGACTAATCCtgtgaggattttaaaaaaagccatGCTGGCTCAGACAAAAATCTGTCTAGTACTCTATATTACACAGTGGCCAACCAGATGTCTGTGGGAAGCCCATAAGCAAGACATGAGTGCAATACCATCTTTTCACTTCATGTTTCCCAGTAAGTGACATGAAGAAGCACACTGTCTCCAACCCCAGAGATAATACTTAGTCATCATAACTAGAAGCCAGTGATGGCTTGTCTCATTTGAAAACTggttgggtttatttatttactttgctttatatcccgccctctgtTCCTcactgagggactcagagcagctaacagcTCTGTTACTACACATTGTGGCACAGAGTTCCACAATTTAATCATGTGCAGTGTGGTTTAATTATGTGCCCTGTGAAGCAGTGCTTTATTTTATCTGTCCTGATTCTCCTATCACTCAGATTCTCTCGATAACAAGGTGAGAGAAGAGGGGCTAGCTCTTCCTACCCACTTTCTCCTGGCCTATCGTATCTACTGTACAAATTGTATTCATACCAACAAGTTTTCCTTAGAGGTTGCTAGAGGCATTCTTTAATCCAGCATTAGTACTTGTCCTTCATGTTATAATGTTCTTGGCTTAGAAAATAATTATGACTGTTAGTGATTTGtactgaagggtttttttttatgatCGCCAAAAGATAATCTTGATGTTTTCTTCTTTCAGCAGAAAAGTGTCCCTTGTTCTCCAGTTTGTGCCCTGATGCTAAATACATTTCTCTGAAGGGAATTTCCCCTAGTTTATTGGGGCTGATTTCAGACTTGGGACTGTTTCCTTTATTATAGCCCTGTTTCCTTaggaatataaacaaaatatcaATGTATGTTAGCATATGCTTGTGTAGTATTTATCTGGTAAGTGTTTCTCACAAATATGATCACAAAGGGTCTTTACTTAAAAGTGTGTGGTTTCAGTACTGTACTTGAATTTGCTGCTGTAAAATGTATGAAAGCATCTGGGGCCCATTTATACAATACAATTATAGTAATATATTCCACTTCAGTTCTATGCCAACATCTCATGGGATTTTGGGATTGGCAGTTTAGGGGATGGTATTTAGAATTCCCAGCCATAGCACTCAAGAGCCTCACCAAATTGCAAGCCCTGGGATTTCATGTGAtgttaccatggcagttaaagtgaaatgcaTTTATGTAGCATGAATGGGCTCCAGATTCCATACGTATTATTCCATGCACCAAGAAGAGCAAAATTTGTATGAGCAGAATTGGTTTTATGCCTAGCTTAAAAAACTTATTTTTATCTATTGCACTCAGACTTCCCTAGCCATCATGGCTCCTTCTTTCTGGAACTATAATCCAGTAAACTGTAGTCTTGTGAAGTAATTTTTCCCACCTGCATTTGAAAGTCTGGCATTTAAAGTAACCATACCTATTGTCATTGAAAGAAAGAGTATTGGCTCCAGTATTGGCTAATAATAGTGCTATAGTAAGAGAGAAGTTCATTATAGGAGAGATGTTTTGCTCTGGCTCTTGGTGACATTTCATCACAAACTGACATAAAGTGGAATAGCACCATCTAAATTGAGTCCATATAATCCCTTGGTTATTTCCATTGTCTTCCAGGTGACCATTTGACCCAGTTCCTGAAACGGAGCCCGGATGAGGTCCAGACGCTGCTGCTCTGGGGCTTGGCTGCTCTGATTGGTTATTGGCTGCTGTCGCTGGTGCTGAGCCTCTTGGTTGCCATCTTGAGCCGCATCATGTGGGGCCTTAAAGTGGTGCTCTTTGTGGCCTGCTTTATGTTCATCGTCTCCTCAGTGCCTGACCGCTCTGTGCAGACACTGCTTCTGTTGGCCCTGCTCACACTCTATGTCCTTCTGGGTTGGCTGAGTGGGTCCCACAACTCTGGCACACGACTGGAAGCCAAAATACGTGGCTTGGAGCGCCAGGTGGAGGAGCTGCAGCGCAGGCAGAGGCGATCGCCCAAGCATCTGGATGACGAATGAGCTCAGAGGAATCTGTGATGCCAGTGTATCTTTCCTAAAAGGCaaccactctcttcctttcttcttgtatTATGTGACTGCTTTCTAGACTATAGATGCTCTCGGGTAGCTTTTTATCCACCACTATGCTGGGATAAGTAAGCCCTAAAGCAAACGTCTGTAGAGGATAATGAAAGCATCTGAGATAGTTCAGCTTCCCAATCAATGCTCTAATATTCTACTCAAAAGACATTTCTAATTTcttgtttcctttcttcttcgGTTTTTCAGTCTCCCTTATTCCAGAGCTGGTGTGGGCAATTTCAGCACATCTGGTGTCTTGTTTCCACCCCTGTTGATTGTGTCACCCATCTTTGTCCTAGAGTTTAGATCTACCAACTTCATGTTCTTATTTTCCAGCGGATTCATGGTAGACTACTTTGTTTCTTTAAGGATGATGGGACCAGGTGCTGatcctattttttaaaactggGTATCCTTTTCTCCAGAACATATCGATAGTAAAGCCAAGTGCCTCTCTGAAACTGAAGAAGATGGCTGTGCTTGTGGCAGTACAGCAAATCAGGATTATGTGTCCTGCCTCCCCATGAGCCAGAGATGTCCTTAAAGTAAAGACCTCATGATTCTTCCCTATGCAAACTAGCTTTTCTGGGAGGGGGTGCTAAATAGTGACAGGTAGTGTGTACATGCCTGTCctggcaaatatatatatatagaaaatatatatatatatatatatatatatatatatatatatatatatatataaaataagccATAGCTGGGTGACAAAGTGAATGTACCACACCTCTTCCCTCCAGACGGAATTTGTGCCATTAGCAAATGGAATAAGACTTCCAGACTCGATTGCCTTTTCTGCCTATTTTGGAAAGGAGCCATAACATACTCAGTGGTGTGAACTTCATGTCTGTTGCCAAATATCAATATTTTTAAGCTGTCCATTTTAAACAAATGGAATATTTTGTTATATCCTTCTAAATAAAGGTTATTTGATCACTTCTTAGCTATTAGTGGTTTCTTTCATTTCATCCTTTTCTGAAGAAAATGGGTGCAGACATAGGATATCTGACACAAGGCATTTGTGTGCTTCGCTTAGTAGATAGCAGCCATCTGTAGGGCAGAAACAAGGAAGCTATGATACACTATAGTTTTTTCCTACTACTGCCATCATACCAATGGTTAGGCTGGTGATGGATGCTGGCAATTGCAGTTAAATTTCTGGAAGTTTCACAGCCTTTTTAAAAGGGTGGGTGTTGAAGTTGTCTGATTTGATCACtttggcagtttttaaaaaatcgctCCATCTGTGGTGTGCTTCCATATACATGTGCCGGGTATCTTAATCTGCTCTTGTGCGTGTCCTAGTTTCTAAGTGTGTGTGTAAGACCATTGTTTTCACAAAGTTGAATACATTTTTAACGAGAGTCAACTCATAACACAGCAGAAGTTGATGGTATAATGAGTGTTAATGGAGAAGGACTCTCATAACAACTTCATCAGGTCTCTCAAATGTGGGTTTACTGTGACCCTATCATGTGACTGCTACAACTTCAGATGTAAAACATTGAAATGACTAGGTACTTGATTTTGAGATTTAAACATGGTGGAATAACAACACTGCTTTGCCACTTGTTTGTTTAGCCCATGTGTCTCCTGTCCTCCACTGTGAGTAGTCATGTTAACTGGATACAAGCAACATGCAGGCACATGAAAATATCACTCCATTCTGCCCAGTATATGTGATCCAGTGGAAGCAGGTGCCTCAGGTATGTTTACCTAACTGTAGAAGGCCATTACCAACAAAAGTTTATAAATCTGCTAGTCTTACTGTGAAAcaatgaggcagctgcctcaggcagcaggTGCTGGGCACAGGGAAGCAGTAACAGCCTCCAGATTGTTTTGCCTGAAATCTACCAGTCATTCCTTTCTTTTGGGAAAATAGGGGCTCATGTGACACAGCTTGATCTGTTCCTTTTGGCCTTCCTGCAGTGCAACGGAGAAAGCTTTCTTGGTGCTGCTGTGGAAGCACGATTCAGCTCGCAGCCCAGTTGCTTGTCTATTTGACATAGGCACAATCTTTGCTTAAGGCATCTAAACAATGTGGGAGCAGCCCTCAATACAAGCATTTGCTCTGATACACAAACTGGTAGAATGCCTGTTCTTTTGTGATAGGAACAAAAGATTGTATTTTTGAAGGCCCTGGTTCACAAAAAAACTGCTTAAACTAGAATCGTCTTTAAACCAGTGGAGCAGGTTTATTTGCAACTAGTTTGTCCTGTTGATTTCTATAAGGTTTCTGTACAACTTTCCATGAACTGTGGCTGTTATGTTTACGCTTTCATGAAACAGCAATGGATTGTAGTGAGAAGGCAATCATGTTGGCTTTTAATTGTCTTTTTGCCTTTGTTAGGGTGCTATGGAGAAAAAGGTTATCCAGCAAATTATAAAAAGCTCAACAAattgggtacagtagagtctcacttatccaacgttctggattatccaacgcatttttgtagtcaatgttttcagtcgtgaattttggtgctaaattcataaatacagtaattactacatagcattgctgtgtattgaactactttttctgtcaaatttgttgtataacatgatgttttggtgcttaatttgtaaaatcataacctaatttgatgtttaataggcttttccttaatctctccttattatccaacatattcacttatccaacgttctgccggcccatttatgttggataagtgagacattactgtatattgaagttGAGAGAAACTGTTGAGGTCAGATTAGCAGATTTTTCCTGCAATCTTGGAAGGAAATCCCTATTGAATAATGGTACCAGTGTAAGCTTACTTGGAAGGAAGTTCAGATAAAAATCACAGTGCTGGAGTAAACATAGATAGACTTGGCCTGTAGCTTGTTAGGTGACCCCCTTTGCAGAAAGGGGTCCAGGTTGTGATTTCCATGTTTGAATCCTTTGCTATCAGTATGGATTATGGAATCTGTTGGCTGAAGTTTCCTTACTTGGAGACAAATTTTGACCAAAATGAATAAGACTTATTTGTAAATACCTTGAAAGGACGGTGCTTGCCAACAATCCTCTctaacatacatgcacacacttcTTTTTATGGCTGTTTATCTCATACTTTATGCTGCATTAGCCATATTCGCTGGGGGAGTCTGCAAATTGTgaacttaatttttttttcatttccttaaCTTTGCTgccataataaaaaatattttgtagcCTCACAGCATTGTTCCTCGCATAGAAACAGAAACAATTTAATCAGTTTTAGTTCCAGATTATAATGCAACAAAATGTCAATGTGTGTATGTCAAAAGGGGAATACAAGCACTGCATGTTACGGTTTCTTTTTAGGCACTGAGTTTCTTGATGGTGCCACCCTGTTTGAGAAAGCTGCTTATGGAATACAAACAGCTCCAATTGCTGTGATCCAAGACAGGAGGCAGTGTGGTTGTTTGGATTAAAGAAAAGGATTTCATTTGGAAGGGTGTGTAATTGGCGGCTTCTGCCGCCCTCAAGAGGAAATGTTCAGTGAAGTGAATTCCTGTTTCACATTCATATAAAGCTCCAGTGAATTTGATAACAGTATCAGTCAGTCAAAGCTCCTGGCCTAGAAATGGAGCTCTTTCCTCTTAGCATTTCATGTTGCTAATGAGGGATTAATTCTCGCAATTCACAGTTCTTCTCGGGTAAGCTAAAGATGCTAAGGCTTCTAAATATTTTCATTTCTCATGCCAGCCCTTCTCAGTGTTATGTAAGAACTTCTTATCCCTGCCTGTTGGCATTTCAAAGATATCTGGAGTAGTGCCAGTTCCACATAGCTGTTTTTAGCTTTTGCAATGGAAACATAAATGAGTGCAGAGGCATATCAGCTACCACCACTGTGCTCAGTATGGAGTGTAGCAATCTCTTGCTTGTAATCAAATTTAAGCCCAGTTCCTATTAAAATCTACCTACAACcacaacggcgctccatgcagtcattccggctacatgaccttggagatgtctacagacaacgctggctcttcggtttagaaatggagatgagcaccaacccccagagtcagactcgactagacttaatgtctgggaaaaacctttaccttcaccttttTACAACCACAAATCCAGTCCTGCTTACATGGGTGCATTAGCAAATAGTTCTAAGCTTGTTGGGTTTGGAAACTTAACTTGTTTCCAAAGAAGGCCATGTGGGATTAAACTGAATGAGAAGAGGACATGGATACTGTTTTTCATTTCCCTCTCAGATCTATTGCACCACTTCAGCTTTCCATGGAATTCTACTTTTACAGATGAAATTTATCTGTTTATCCCTCTAATAGAGATGAAAAAGGGATTGTTGCCCTCTGCTATTTGATTTATCCTTTCTTTCCTACTGTTCTACTTGCTAAACCTACTGTAGGGATGAAGCTTCCATCTTTTATCACTGTCTGATTTGTGCTTCTGAGAGCTGAAACACAGAGCATCTGTGAGGACCAGTTTTCTTCATTCTGGTCTAAATGAAACTAAACCAGTCTCCTGGTGAGTTACCCAGTTGCTGGCAATCTTGCATAGAGTGATCATTTCAGAATTCACTGGCGGGGGGATGCTCACAGAAAAGTTCACAAGGGACACTGTAATTTGAAGTTACAAGACAGTATTGTGTTATTCCAAAAGCACATGCTGTgggtactttttaaaataatccttTCAAGTGTTACAGCCCTTCACACATATTATTTCCTATAATCCTTATGTCAGCTCTGTAATGTAAGCCAACATTATCTTCTATTTTGTAAACAGCTGAAATGAGATTGAGAGAACACGTAGTAGGTTTACCTGAGCCCATGTGGTAAGTTAACGGCAGGGAAGGAGACCCTCTGTTCTGTAGTTTGGTCTCAGCTGTGATAGTGAACTATTGTCACAATAACATTAGCAGAGGATATTTCCCGATTCCCTTTTTGTTAAAACTTAGGCAGTCTGACATGTACATCTAGTATAGTGTATGTAACCATTTAAAAAGCAAGTACTTTATTCATAGAAGATTTACTGAGTTGCACCAACCATGAGATGCTAACTGAACAAATGATCAATAAGTGAAAAAACGATGGGCATGTCTACActggaattattgcagtttgacaacactttaaggtcatggctcaatgttatggaattctggaagttgtagtttggtgaggcatcagcactctggcagagaaggattCCTTACTCCATTGAGGTAAAAGGTTATATTGATGATAGCATTGCTGCTAGTAGGGTCTCCAAAGTTAGAGACACTTTTGCATAAAAGTGGTGAACAACTACTAGGCGGCAGCAGTACTAAGCGGTAACCACGATGGAGGAGCTCTCTGAGACAATGGCAGTGGTGTCACACCTCAGTGAGATGGACTTAGTCCTGCACAGAAGTCAGCAAGGATAAATCACACCTGAATGACATTTACCTTGGAAACTGTAAAATGGGAGAATCCAAATGCCATAAGAGATAGTGCCAGGTCATAAGGCACTCAAAGAGCTACTGGGGAACTGCAAAATCAAGTGCAAGGAGTGCTAAGTTTAATAACACAACAAGATTCGAGCCAAAATGACATTAAGTTGCTGTCATGAGCAGGGGTGAAAAAAGTTCAAAAGTATATGTATGTACAGGCTGAGCATCTCTTATTCAGAaatctaaaatctgaaatatgccaaaatctgaaattgtccacataggtgactgtggaagtgacacctttgctttctgatgatttatTGCCCAAACTTTGAtttatgcacaacattattaataaTGATATAGTGTAtataaactgggttgctgtgggttgttcaggcttgtatggccatgttccagcagcattctcttctcTAACATTTAGACTGCATGTGTGGCTGGCGTCTTTAGAGGTTCTAACATTGAGGGAGAATGCTGCTAGaagatggccatatagcccagaaaactcaaagcaacccagtgattccaaccatgaaagccttcaacaatagtgTACATAAGACTATCTTAATGCAGTGCATAAAGTGTGCATGAAACATGGATATAggggtttatttgtttatttagacATTTTTTACACTGCTCCTCAGCTACAAAGGCACAAAGGCTTTGTGTTTGTGTgcgtatgtatgtacatatatgtatatatgcatgcaaatatagatatcccaaaatctgaaatccaaaacatgtctGGTCACAAATATTTTGAATAAGAGATGTTCAGCCTGCAGTAGAAACAACGGAAGCATGAATCAAAGCAATCTGGAAATTATAAAACAAGAAATGAAATAGAAACATAACCATACTTgatttcagtaataataataataataataaaactttatttataccccgccaccatctccccaatggggactcggggcggcttacatggggccatgcccaagacaatacaatatacattttCAAACAGATTTTTAATTGCGAAGTGATATAATGTGAAGTTTGACAAAATAATATCAGTAAGACTCCAGGGAAAATCTTTCAATATATGATTCATAAGTTTAACTTTTGTGGGTTGATTATTCATGAGTTT
Encoded here:
- the tmem109 gene encoding voltage-gated monoatomic cation channel TMEM109, coding for MSGYSRKSLLRPALAIAMVLFLTYVDVASAQQHRSETKREKRVEPDFLAQMSRAIRKRVEDLIGRDNFQILSENLSSLLWIVSSGISSALLVVARVSGQFLTSFGLAGDHLTQFLKRSPDEVQTLLLWGLAALIGYWLLSLVLSLLVAILSRIMWGLKVVLFVACFMFIVSSVPDRSVQTLLLLALLTLYVLLGWLSGSHNSGTRLEAKIRGLERQVEELQRRQRRSPKHLDDE